In Sphingopyxis macrogoltabida, the sequence CCGCGACGGCCAGCTCGGCGAAGAGCGGGTCCACGACATCCGCAACTATATCCGCAAGGGCAAATTGTGGGAGGCCTTCACCTCGCCCAAGCTCCCCGTCCTGCTGATCGACGAGATCGACAAGGCCGACATCGAATTCCCGAACGACCTGCTCCAGGAACTCGATCGCATGGCCTTCCATGTCTACGAGACCGACGAGACGATCGTCGCGAAGGAGCGCCCGATCGTCGTCATCACCTCAAACAACGAAAAGGAACTGCCGGACGCCTTCCTGCGCCGCTGCTTCTTCCACTATATCAAATTCCCCGACCGCGACACGATGGCCGAGATCGTCGAGGTCCATTTCCCCGGCATCCAGAAGACGCTGGTCAGCCGCGCGATGGACATCTTCTACGAGGTCCGCGAAGTTCCGGGCCTCAAGAAGAAGCCGTCGACGAGCGAGCTGATCGACTGGCTGAAGCTGCTCCTCAACGAGGATATGCCGCTCGAAGTGCTCCAGAACCGCGACGTCGGCAAGGCGATCCCGCCGCTCCACGGCGCGCTGCTCAAGAACGAGCAGGATGTGATGCTGTTCGAAAAGCTGGCGTTCATGGCGCGGCGGCAGGGAAGCTGAATATTATCGTCGTCCCAGCGAAAGCTGGGACCGCCATCGACGAAGCGCTCCCGGTTGAGCGATCCCAGCTTTCGCCGGGATGACGGCTATAATTGATACGCCACCTCGACGTCGCCCCAGCGGCGGCCGTTGATGATCGCTGGCATGTAGACGTTGCGCACCGTCACATAATTGATCCCGTCGCCTTCCTGGCGATAGACCATCATGAAAAAGGGCGCCGTGCTGCGTTTGGCGGCCGCGTCGGCTTCGTCATAGAGGATGCGGCCGTTCCGGCAGTGCGCCGTGTCATGCGCGACATCGCCCGTCGGCGCGCGCGAGCAGTCGGTGACATGCGTCGGCAGGAAGCCGTTGATGTCGCTCGCCGACGACATCTTGATTTCGGGATGCTCGGCGACGATGCGGTCGAACAGCGGCCGCCAGTGGATATCGGCCCAGTCGCAGAGGCTGGTGCGGAAACGTTCGGGGTTCGACCCCGGCACGCGAACATAATCGGTATCGAAGACCTGCTCCATCGACAGCCTGCCCGCGGCGATCGCACCTTCGGCGAGCGCGACGAACTCATCGCGCACCTGCGCGGCAAGCTCGACAATCGCCGAATCCTGCGGGCTGACCCCGGCCGAGATCACCGCGTTGAACATGCGGTTCGACACATGCTCCATCGACAAGATGCTGTCGTGCGTTTCACCCAGCGTCGCGCCATTGTCGCGCACCGATGCGACGACGCGGTCGAGCGCGCCGCGCACCTTGGCGCCATTGGCATGGACCATCGCCGAACTCTGCGCGATCCGATCGCTCTGGTCGTCGAGCAGCGCCACCAGATGCGTCGCATCGTGCAGCGCGTCGGTGATCGTTTCGAACTGCGCTTCGGCGCGGCTCGACTGTTCGACCCCCGACTGGATTTCGGCGACCAGGCCGCCCGCTTCGGCCGCGAGGCTGCCGATGCTGCGGCGGATCTCGTCGGTCGCGCTGCGCGTGTTCTGCGCCAGCTTCTTCACCTCGGCCGCGACCACGGCAAAGGTGCGCCCGGCATCGCCCGCGCGCTCGGCCTCGATCGCGGCGTTGAGTGCCAGCATGTTGGTGGTCTTGGCGATCGACTCGATCGACTGGCTGACCTGCTGCACCTGCTCCATGACCGCGGCAAAATTGGTGACGTGCGCGCCCAGCCGCGCGACGAGATCGATCACCGAGCGGAATTCGGTGACCGCCGCGTTGACGCGTTCGGCACCGGCGTCGAGTTGCTCGCACGCGCGCGCCGACAGCAGTTTCGCTTCGTCGGTCGAATCGGCGATCTGGCGCTGATCGGCCTCCAGGCCGACGACATATTCCTCGAGCCGGCCGAGTTCGCCGATCTGGCGTTCCATCTGGTCGGTCGCGCGCTTGATCCGGCCGGCAGCATCGCTGCACCCGACCGCCAGCGCGCCACAGTCGCTCGCGACCGATTGGTCGAGGATCGGAGCCGCCGGGTCGATCGGATCGAATTTCATTGCGCCACCCACTTTGGATTAATCTGCGGGTGATGACCGATAATGGTTAACGCGCGGTCAATGGGCGAGGCGACGGCATCGGGGTGGAGAGCTGCCGTTCGCTCTTTGGTGTACCCCGGCGAAAGCCGGGGCCCAGGGCGTTAGAAGGCCGAGGTTGCGGAATGGCACTCTGGGCCCCGGCTTTCGCCGGGGTACAGCAACCGCCCAAAACCCGCGCACCTTCCGTTTACGTAAAGCAGTTGCACCCTTCCGCGCGACAGAGTACCCCTGACCCATGTTTTTCGGCTTCCTCGACGAGCTTCGCGCCGCGGGCATTCCCGCCAGCCTGAAAGAGCATCTGATGTTGCTGGAGGCGCTCGACCGCGAGGTGATCGACCGCAGCCCCGAGCAATTCTATTACCTCAGCCGCGCGATCTATGTGAAGGACGAAGGCCTGCTCGACCGCTTCGACCAGGTGTTCAACAAGGTCTTCAAGGGCATCATCTCGGACTATGGCCAGAACCCCGTCGACGTCCCCGCCGACTGGCTGAAGGCGGTCGCCGAGAAATTCCTGACCCCCGAGGAAATGGCCGCGATCGAGTCGCTCGGCGACTGGGACAAGATCATGGAGACGCTGAAAGAGCGGCTCGAGGAACAGCAGAAGCGCCACGAGGGCGGCAGCAAGTGGATCGGCACCGGCGGCACCTCGCCGTTCGGCAATTCGGGCTATAACCCCGAAGGCGTGCGGATCGGCGGCGAGAGCAAGCACAAGCGC encodes:
- a CDS encoding AAA family ATPase, which encodes MRFEGTSAYIATDDLKVAVNAATLLRRPLLVKGEPGTGKTVLAEEIAKAFDAPLITWNIKSTTKAQQGLYEYDAVARLRDGQLGEERVHDIRNYIRKGKLWEAFTSPKLPVLLIDEIDKADIEFPNDLLQELDRMAFHVYETDETIVAKERPIVVITSNNEKELPDAFLRRCFFHYIKFPDRDTMAEIVEVHFPGIQKTLVSRAMDIFYEVREVPGLKKKPSTSELIDWLKLLLNEDMPLEVLQNRDVGKAIPPLHGALLKNEQDVMLFEKLAFMARRQGS
- a CDS encoding methyl-accepting chemotaxis protein, with protein sequence MKFDPIDPAAPILDQSVASDCGALAVGCSDAAGRIKRATDQMERQIGELGRLEEYVVGLEADQRQIADSTDEAKLLSARACEQLDAGAERVNAAVTEFRSVIDLVARLGAHVTNFAAVMEQVQQVSQSIESIAKTTNMLALNAAIEAERAGDAGRTFAVVAAEVKKLAQNTRSATDEIRRSIGSLAAEAGGLVAEIQSGVEQSSRAEAQFETITDALHDATHLVALLDDQSDRIAQSSAMVHANGAKVRGALDRVVASVRDNGATLGETHDSILSMEHVSNRMFNAVISAGVSPQDSAIVELAAQVRDEFVALAEGAIAAGRLSMEQVFDTDYVRVPGSNPERFRTSLCDWADIHWRPLFDRIVAEHPEIKMSSASDINGFLPTHVTDCSRAPTGDVAHDTAHCRNGRILYDEADAAAKRSTAPFFMMVYRQEGDGINYVTVRNVYMPAIINGRRWGDVEVAYQL